Proteins from one Mercurialis annua linkage group LG7, ddMerAnnu1.2, whole genome shotgun sequence genomic window:
- the LOC126656650 gene encoding uncharacterized protein LOC126656650 produces MGMIQCDGLLQYTKMTPLMHIRKMRTQRSMSLKAQAVPSRTQRIMENISVSSEVGGAGGAYSYDALKRLDRVWSSICSQTDFREPQRIVSSMPSVSSSSDVTDEDKFDVVVCGGTLGIFIATALSAKGLRVGIVERNLLKGREQEWNISRKELLELVEVGILSEDEIEKATAAKFNPNRCGFEDKGEVWVEDILNLGVSPAKLIEIMKKRFISLGGVLFEEYSVSSICIYEDAAVLELVEGKKLSTRLIIDAMGNFSPVVRQIRGGRKPDGVCLVVGSCARGFRDNSTSDVIYSSASVKKIKESEVQLFWEAFPAGSGSTDRTTYMFTYVSPQPGSPKLEDLLEAYWDLMPKYQGVVLDNLEIMRVIYGIFPTYRDSPLPAAFSRVLQFGDASGIQSPVSFGGFGSLTRHLGRLSTGIYEAISGDFLDAYSLSLLNPYMPNLSASWLFQRAMSAQQKSNVYPEFTNDLLHVNFQSMQRLGDPVLRPFLQDVIQLEPLAKTLGLVMLTKPQIIPSIFNQVGIQVLLDWSGHFFMLSSYTFLSSFADPLIRPLLDGVPTKVKYEWKRRLDAWKYGSGLDYEL; encoded by the exons ATGGGGATGATTCAGTGTGATGGGCTGCTTCAATACACAAAGATGACTCCATTAATGCACATAAGGAAGATGAGAACTCAGAGGAGCATGTCCCTGAAAGCACAAGCTGTTCCTTCTAGAACCCAG AGAATAATGGAGAACATTTCAGTAAGTAGTGAAGTTGGTGGTGCTGGTGGGGCATACTCTTACGATGCTCTAAAGAGATTGGACCGCGTTTGGTCTAGCATCTGCTCTCAAACTG ATTTCCGAGAACCTCAGCGAATAGTTTCAAGTATGCCATCTGTGTCAAGCAGTTCCGATGTGACAGATGAAGACAAATTTGATGTGGTTGTATGTGGAGGTACTTTGGGAATCTTTATTGCTACAGCATTGAGTGCTAAAGGTCTTCGAGTAGGCATTGTGGAAAGGAACTTACTGAAAGGG AGGGAACAAGAATGGAATATCTCAAGGAAAGAGCTTTTGGAGCTCGTAGAAGTTGGAATTTTATCAgaggatgaaattgaaaaagcTACAGCAGCAAAATTCAACCCT AACAGATGTGGATTTGAAGATAAAGGCGAAGTCTGGGTTGAAGATATTCTTAATCTTGGTGTTTC GCCTGCAAAGCTTATAGAGATTATGAAGAAACGCTTTATATCCCTCGGTGGAGTTCTCTTTGAAGAATACAGTGTCTCAAGCATTTGCATATATGAGGATGCTGCA GTTTTGGAACTTGTAGAAGGAAAAAAATTGTCAACCCGTCTAATCATTGATGCAATGGGGAACTTTTCACCTGTGGTTAGACAG ATTAGAGGAGGAAGGAAGCCTGATGGGGTTTGTCTTGTTGTGGGGTCTTGTGCTCGTGGTTTTAGAGATAATTCTACAAGTGATGTCATATATAGTAGCGCGTCTGTGAAGAAGATAAAAGAGTCAGAAGTACAACTATTTTGGGAG GCATTTCCAGCCGGTTCAGGTTCTACGGATCGCACTACTTACATGTTCACCTATGTTAGTCCTCAACCTGGATCACCAAAATTAGAAGATCTATTAGAAGCCTATTGGGACTTGATGCCAAAATATCAG GGAGTCGTTCTTGACAATCTAGAGATAATGAGAGTTATTTATGGAATCTTTCCTACATATCGTGACAG TCCACTGCCGGCAGCATTTAGTCGTGTCTTACAG TTTGGTGATGCAAGTGGCATACAGTCACCTGTTTCGTTTGGAGGGTTTGGAAGCTTGACAAGGCATCTCGGAAGATTGTCAACCG GAATCTATGAAGCAATCAGCGGGGATTTTCTTGATGCGTACAGCTTGTCTCTGCTAAATCCATACATG CCCAACTTGAGCGCTTCATGGTTATTTCAAAGAGCAATGTCAGCCCAGCAAAAATCCAATGTTTATCCAGAGTTCACTAATGATCTTCTTCATGTAAATTTTCAGAGTATGCAG AGGCTAGGTGATCCAGTTCTAAGACCATTCCTGCAG GACGTTATACAGTTAGAGCCTCTTGCCAAGACATTGGGCCTTGTTATGCTAACTAAACCTCAAATTATCCCATCTATATTCAACCAG GTCGGTATTCAAGTGCTTCTTGACTGGTCTGGCCATTTTTTCATGCTGAGTTCCTATACTTTTCTCTCCAGCTTTGCTGACCCTCTGATCAG GCCATTGCTGGATGGGGTTCCAACGAAGGTGAAGTACGAGTGGAAGAGGCGTCTCGATGCTTGGAAATATGGATCGGGTTTAGATTACGAGTTATGA
- the LOC126656653 gene encoding uncharacterized protein LOC126656653 — MAATSMITAPACGLLPVRTTSSRACINFRSGNVQRCGIKAMRVEKSLEELYNVKVEREVTADRLAELGVSKWSVWKTGKCKLPWDWQTDQLVYVEEGEVRVVPEGSERYMRFVAGDLVRYPKWLEADLFFNGPYQERYSFRAYGDDY; from the coding sequence ATGGCTGCAACAAGCATGATAACTGCCCCCGCCTGTGGCTTGTTGCCTGTAAGAACAACTAGTAGCAGAGCTTGTATCAACTTCAGAAGCGGCAATGTGCAACGTTGCGGTATAAAGGCGATGCGAGTAGAGAAGTCTTTAGAAGAATTATACAATGTGAAGGTAGAACGAGAAGTAACAGCAGACCGATTGGCAGAGCTCGGGGTGTCAAAATGGTCGGTGTGGAAGACCGGGAAGTGCAAGTTGCCGTGGGATTGGCAGACGGACCAGTTAGTTTATGTCGAAGAAGGGGAGGTGAGAGTAGTCCCTGAAGGAAGCGAACGTTACATGCGGTTTGTAGCTGGCGACTTGGTTCGTTATCCTAAATGGTTGGAAGCGGATCTTTTTTTCAATGGTCCGTATCAGGAGCGGTATAGTTTTCGAGCATATGGTGATGATTATTGA